CCCAGCCGGGAATTCATTCTCCAGCAATTCCTCAAATCCGGGCTCATCGACCAGCTCCTCGAGGCTCCGCCAATACTTTTTCCCACTCGCGGCAGACAGCCGCTGGCGCACTTCCTGCAAGGTCAGCTTCGGCTTCTTCGGCGAAGCCTTGATCTGCACCAACTCTTCGGGGCGATTCTCCATGTCTCTCTTCAGCGTTTCAGCTCAGTTGCGCCACGCATCAGCGATGGCAGGTTTCGCAGCTCTGAATCTCATTCGGAGTGCGGATGTGATATTGCTTGACCAGGTAATTGCCCATGCTCATCTGGTCAATAAATTTTTGCGGATGCTGCATCTGCTGACCGGTGACCTGATAGTAAGGACCATTCAGCGAGCAGTTGCCTGTCCCCTGCTCACAGTAAACAGGATTGTCCGAGTTCGGGCCTCTCCATCCGATGTTGAAGATCGGATCGCCCGTCGGACGAATGTTCTTCGCCGGATTACGATGACAGTCGAGACACCACTCCATTTGCAGACTCGCATGCGCATATGTGAGCGGCATCTCGTCCACAGGTCCATGGCACGATGCGCAACCAATTCCTTTATTAACGTGGATCTCGTGATTGAAATACACGTAGTCTGGCAAGTCGTGGAGCTTCGTCCACCAGATCGGAGTGTTGTTGCGATAGCTGGCGCGCACTGGCTCGAGGATGTCGGCATTCGTCCAGATTTCGGAGTGGCAGTTCATACAGGTTTTGGTAGGCGGAATTCCAGCAAAGCTCGAATTTTCCACCGACGTGTGACAGTACCGGCAATCGAGTCCGAGACCTGCAACGTGGTGCTGATGGCTGAACGGAACCGGCTGCTCCAACCGCTCACCCTGCTTGGTAAGGTAGGGAGAACGCTGCAGTTCGTTCAGCGTGAGCGCCAAGCTAGTGACGACGAGCCCCAGGATGACAAGGCTCATCCGTGCAAGCCCGTTGGCACCTCGATTAAAAACTTGTGGCATCGAAACGTGTCCTGACTCTCATGTAAGGGGCACGGTGAGGCCGCGCAAGACTGACGTCAGCCAATAGGAGTGCACCAGTTGAAACTGCGACCAGTTAGTTACAATACTCAGGAATAAAACGGACGATTATAACAGGCGAGAATTTTCTGCAAAGCGTTTGCGAAAAGTTTTTGCGGACTACGAACGTCACGAAGCGTCAAGTTTCACTCCGTGACCTTCGCTGTTTCCTTCGTGAACTTCGTGTTCGCCTCTCGTTTCTTACAGGCCAGAGATCATGAGCAGCTTGCGCTCGGTCATTTCCTCCATCGCGTAGCGAATACCCTCTCGCCCAAGTCCCGAATCCTTCACACCGCCGTATGGCATCGGATCTACGCGGAAGGTCGGCACATCGCCCACGATCACACCTCCTACATCGAGCTTCTCGAATGCACGAAAGATCAATCCAGCGTCCCGCGTGAAGAGTCCCGCTTGCAGCCCATAACGAGTCTGGTTCGCTTGTGCGAGAGCAGCATCGAAGTCCTGGTAGCGCTCGATGGTCGCAACCGGTCCAAACAGTTCCTCGCAGTTGACTTTCATCTGCGCCTTGGTCGCGGAAAGCAGTGTAGGCTGCAGAATCGAACCTTTGGCCTTGCCTCCGCAAAGCAATTTCGCTCCACCAGAGATGGCTTCCTGAATCCATTGCTCCACACGCTGTACATCAGACGCTCGAATCATCGGACCGACTTCCGTCTTCTGATCCGCCGGATCTCCAACGCGTAGTCGACCGGCGGCATCGACCATCTGCGCAGTGAACTGGTCAAAGATCTCGGCATGCACCAAGATGCGCTGAACGGAAATGCAGCTCTGTCCAGCGTAGGTGAAGGCTCCAGATACGCACCGCGAAACCGCCTGCTCGAGGTCGGCGTCATGATGAACAACGACCGCAGCGTTGCCGCCCAGCTCGAGCAGCACACGCTTCTTTCCCGCATTTCTCTTGAGCTGCCAACCAACAGCCGCACTGCCTGTAAAACTTAACAGTTTGATCCGCTCGTCTGCGACAAGAACTCCCGCGTCCTCATTAGTCAGAGGGAGAACACTCAGCGCGGCTGACGGCCATCCCGCTTCCAGGATCAACTTAGCCAACAGAAACGAGCAGAACGGAGTCTGTGGCGCCGGCTTGAGCACGACCGGACAGCCCACCGCGATCGCTGGTGCAAGCTTGTGCGCCACCAGGTTGAGGGGAAAATTAAAAGGCGTGATCGCAGCGATCGGCCCGACAGGAAAGCGGCGAACGATCCCCCAGCGTCCCTCCGCAGCAGGAATGAAGTCGAGTGGCAGGTACTCCCCGTAAATTCTGACAGCCTCTTCAGCCGCAGTCGTGAAGGTCAGCACCGCGCGATCGACCTCTGCTCGCGCAGCCCTCACCGGCTTGCCGGCTTCGAGGACCATCAGTCGCGCGAAAGTATCCGCCTGAGAGCGGATCCCTTCCGCGACTTTAAGCAAAATGTCTTTTCGCTTGAACGAAGGAAGCTCGCGCACTTGAGCGAAGGCTTGCACAGCAGACGCGATCGCATTTTCCAAGTACTTGCGGCTGGCAAGGCGGGTTACACCAATCTCACGAGCATCGTATGGAGACCGGATACTGACGAGCGCACCGTCATCGATCCACTCTCCAGCAATCAGAAATCCCGATTGGGCAGGAAGCTCAGCTCCGAAGTTCGTCATGGCCTATCCGGCTGATGTTACCTGCGATAATCGGAGCCACGCCAGTTGCCAATGCTGCATCTCGCCCTCGAAGCCGCGCTTGCACTGCTCACTCTCTGTGGGATTGCGTTCTACCTGATCGCTTTGTGGAGCGCTCGCGAGTTTCAGCGCGAAAAGGCGCCAATACTCGCCTCAACTTCACTTCCACGGATTTCTATTTTGAAGGCATTGAAAGGTGCAGACAGTCACACGTACTCCGCGCTTCGGAGCCATTGCCAACAGGAGTATGGAACCTATGAAATTCTATTCGGCGTCAATGACGCGGATGACGATGCGGCTCAGCTAGTCCGCAAGCTGGCTGCGGAATTCCCGAATCGAGATATCACTCTCTTAGTCTGCGAAGAGGTATTTGGCTCAAATCGCAAAGTCAGCAATCTGATCCATCTCTTGCGCCGCGCGAAATATGAATACATCGTGGTGAACGATGGCGACATCAAGGTTTCGCCTACTTATCTGCAAACAGTAATCGCGGGTTTCCGTGATCCCAAAGTAGGAATGGTTACCTGTCTTTACAAAGGCGCTCCTGCTGAGACACTCGGCTCCAGGTTAGAGGCCCTTGGGATCGCGACCGACTTCGCTCCTGGAGTGCTGACAGCGCGGCTTCTCGATCACGCGCTCAGGTTCGGCCTCGGCTCAACACTAGCCATGAGCCGCTCAGCTCTCGAAAGGATCGGCAGCTTCCCTGCCGTGGTTGACTTCCTGGCTGATGACTACGAGCTTGGGAAGCGTGTCGCCGACGCCGGATTCAAAGTGGAACTCTCCCAAGAGGTGGTTGAGACCTCGATCCCGGCTTACTCTTTCCCAGAATTCTGGCAGCATCA
This window of the Acidobacteriota bacterium genome carries:
- a CDS encoding aldehyde dehydrogenase; the protein is MTNFGAELPAQSGFLIAGEWIDDGALVSIRSPYDAREIGVTRLASRKYLENAIASAVQAFAQVRELPSFKRKDILLKVAEGIRSQADTFARLMVLEAGKPVRAARAEVDRAVLTFTTAAEEAVRIYGEYLPLDFIPAAEGRWGIVRRFPVGPIAAITPFNFPLNLVAHKLAPAIAVGCPVVLKPAPQTPFCSFLLAKLILEAGWPSAALSVLPLTNEDAGVLVADERIKLLSFTGSAAVGWQLKRNAGKKRVLLELGGNAAVVVHHDADLEQAVSRCVSGAFTYAGQSCISVQRILVHAEIFDQFTAQMVDAAGRLRVGDPADQKTEVGPMIRASDVQRVEQWIQEAISGGAKLLCGGKAKGSILQPTLLSATKAQMKVNCEELFGPVATIERYQDFDAALAQANQTRYGLQAGLFTRDAGLIFRAFEKLDVGGVIVGDVPTFRVDPMPYGGVKDSGLGREGIRYAMEEMTERKLLMISGL
- a CDS encoding glycosyl transferase codes for the protein MLHLALEAALALLTLCGIAFYLIALWSAREFQREKAPILASTSLPRISILKALKGADSHTYSALRSHCQQEYGTYEILFGVNDADDDAAQLVRKLAAEFPNRDITLLVCEEVFGSNRKVSNLIHLLRRAKYEYIVVNDGDIKVSPTYLQTVIAGFRDPKVGMVTCLYKGAPAETLGSRLEALGIATDFAPGVLTARLLDHALRFGLGSTLAMSRSALERIGSFPAVVDFLADDYELGKRVADAGFKVELSQEVVETSIPAYSFPEFWQHQLRWARTMRVSRPSGYRGLIFTYALPWAILLAMITPNNWWCWTLLATALVTRCAVALSVGIGILHDQKVIRNLWLLPVRDFFGVAIWFASYAGNKVTWRGREFRLEQGRMYPSSEAPSMETTKSAVHSENQR